In Neofelis nebulosa isolate mNeoNeb1 chromosome 7, mNeoNeb1.pri, whole genome shotgun sequence, the following proteins share a genomic window:
- the C2CD4B gene encoding C2 calcium-dependent domain-containing protein 4B: MRLLGRLRASTPEPAFSNVLTPDRIPKFCIPPRLPASYAPESPPPVAALPRRCAAEPDLWPRGADDSAGHTDWDPRSQAALSLPHLPRALTAYGFCALLESPHTRRKESLFLGGPAAARLVPQDSAPASAPALPALPAGPRTTPDAPAPPARARRLLRAPERLLSRALRARTSRGLVRAPSVSSGDGDEDEERGAVSGPPSQAPSASPPPPPCPGPRPERLEAEGTVALGRAGGALRLAAEYSRASGRLRVRLLGTEGLAAGAAELPAVGCRVSFVLRPPGPPRSQRSAVVRRSRKAAFHQDLCLDGLSEEQVRRLAVRVKAEQRGRGLERGRPLGQGELLLGSLLLP; the protein is encoded by the coding sequence ATGCGGCTCCTCGGGAGACTCCGCGCCTCCACTCCGGAGCCCGCTTTCTCCAACGTGCTCACTCCGGACCGCATCCCCAAGTTCTGCATCCCGCCGCGGCTGCCCGCGTCCTATGCGCCCGAGTCTCCGCCTCCGGTCGCCGCTCTGCCCCGGCGCTGCGCAGCCGAGCCGGACCTGTGGCCCAGAGGAGCCGACGACAGCGCGGGGCACACGGACTGGGACCCGCGCTCGCAGGCAGCCCTATCGCTGCCGCACCTGCCCCGCGCGCTCACCGCCTACGGCTTCTGCGCGCTGCTCGAGAGCCCGCACACCCGCCGCAAGGAGTCGCTCTTCCTCGGGGGCCCTGCAGCCGCCCGGCTCGTGCCCCAGGACTCGGCTCCTGCCTCCGCCCCCGCGCTCCCCGCGCTCCCCGCGGGCCCGCGCACCACCCCGGACGCGCCCGCCCCGCCGGCCCGCGCCCGCCGCCTCCTGCGCGCCCCCGAACGGCTGCTGAGCCGCGCGCTGCGGGCCCGGACGAGCCGAGGCCTGGTCCGCGCCCCCTCCGTGTCCAGCGGGGACGGCGACGAGGACGAGGAGCGCGGCGCCGTCTCGGGCCCCCCTTCCCAGGCCCCCTCCgcgtccccgccgccgccgccctgcCCCGGCCCGCGTCCCGAGCGCCTGGAGGCCGAGGGCACCGTGGCCCTGGGCCGCGCCGGGGGCGCCCTGCGCCTGGCCGCCGAGTACAGTCGGGCCAGCGGGCGGCTCCGCGTCCGGCTGCTGGGCACCGAGGGCCTGGCCGCGGGAGCCGCCGAGCTCCCCGCCGTCGGCTGCCGCGTCAGCTTCGTCCTGCGGCCTCCGGGCCCGCCGCGCTCGCAGCGCAGCGCCGTGGTCCGGCGGAGCCGCAAGGCCGCCTTCCACCAGGACTTGTGCTTGGACGGGCTCTCGGAGGAGCAGGTGCGCCGCCTGGCCGTGCGCGTCAAGGCCGAGCAGCGGGGTCGCGGCCTGGAGCGGGGCCGCCCGCTGGGCCAGGGCGAGCTGCTGCTGGGCTCCCTGCTGCTGCCCTGA